In one Lolium rigidum isolate FL_2022 chromosome 3, APGP_CSIRO_Lrig_0.1, whole genome shotgun sequence genomic region, the following are encoded:
- the LOC124695391 gene encoding uncharacterized protein LOC124695391 — protein MEAKLNMITEQLKELPLLRKQLGEHQGGLEQLAYQIGLAAELVGEVKKDQAEARAAALRGAPAPAAGAAEGGYDYRRLVKVQFPAFSGEEPKMWQLRCKSYFEFYQMPTELWVSWASFHMEGRAAVWMLTQDKKQLEEGGWDRFCQAVQERFGPDDYQKKLRALMELRQDGTVGEYRDQFEELMCHVMSFDHGMGMVFQVTMFMRGLRQEISGVVRLHRPKSVDDAAELAMLQEEVLENAKQRAQRVYYEE, from the coding sequence ATGGAGGCGAAGCTGAACATGATCACGGAGCAGCTGAAGGAGCTGCCTTTGCTCAGGAAGCAGCTCGGCGAGCACCAAGGTGGCCTCGAGCAGCTGGCTTACCAGATCGGTCTGGCGGCAGAGCTGGTGGGTGAGGTGAAGAAGGACCAAGCGGAGGCGCGCGCAGCGGCGTTGCGGGGGGCGCCAGCGCCGGCTGCAGGGGCAGCCGAAGGAGGATACGATTACAGACGTCTGGTGAAGGTGCAGTTCCCTGCCTTCAGTGGAGAGGAGCCCAAGATGTGGCAGCTCCGCTGCAAATCCTACTTCGAGTTCTACCAGATGCCAACGGAGCTGTGGGTTTCCTGGGCGTCGTTTCACATGGAAGGGAGGGCCGCTGTGTGGATGCTGACACAAGACAAGAAGCAACTCGAGGAGGGTGGATGGGATCGATTTTGCCAGGCCGTGCAGGAGAGGTTTGGGCCAGATGACTACCAGAAAAAACTCAGGGCCCTGATGGAGCTGAGGCAAGACGGGACAGTGGGGGAGTACAGAGACCAATTCGAAGAGCTCATGTGCCATGTGATGTCGTTTGATCATGGCATGGGCATGGTCTTTCAGGTGACTATGTTCATGAGGGGCCTGCGACAGGAGATAAGCGGCGTGGTGAGATTGCATAGACCCAAGTCAGTGGATGATGCTGCCGAATTGGCGATGCTGCAAGAAGAAGTTCTCGAAAATGCAAAACAAAGAGCTCAGCGGGTCTACTACGAAGAATGA